The following DNA comes from Lathamus discolor isolate bLatDis1 chromosome 5, bLatDis1.hap1, whole genome shotgun sequence.
TACATTCACACAAAGGGTTACAATTTCTAAAACTTACCTGAGTGATGATATCTTTTAGGAGATTCTTGTCATCCTCTCCAACAGAGGAAAGGGCGTTCAGTTGTTTGTACTCTACCAGAAACACCTTTGTTACAACTGTACTCTCCCTGAAGTCCCTGAAAATCAATTTTCACAAAGCTACAGACATCTCACAATTTGTTGTGCAGCAACAACTGAACCACTGATGGACATAGCTCATTTGCTGGAACAGCGTTTCCAAGCTTACATACAAGTTGGTAAGTATAATCCTGGGCAACACTCTCAGGAACTGctcctttgttttgttctgctttcagtttaGAACGTACACGATAAAAAGTTACCAATAAAACATACAGATACTTTAATCCCTCAACAGCTTTTACACATAAAATTGTGTCCCAAAATTGATATtcctgtgtctgctttctgGAGTGATTGTGTTTGCCAGTGTTGCTGAAAATAGAGGAGGGCaaaatttttttccctttcataatACCTGCCatgatagaacaagggggaatggctttaacctgacaggagatttagattagacattaggcagaaattcttccctgtgagggtagtgagaccctggcacagggtgcccagagaagctgtggctgccccatccctggcagtgttcaaggccaggttggatggggcttggagcaacctgctctagtggaagggggttggaactggatgagcttttaaggtcccttccaacccaaaccattccatgattctatgataatccAACTGCACAAGCACCTAATGGATAAAGTGAAGTCAGTGCAACCCATGCAAATCACTTTGATTGCAGACTGGCTGGGGAAAGGGACGTTTGCGAGGTATGGAATGCTTTAAACAACACAAATTGAGGCCATGACTAGGATGTCTGTCCCTTGCCAAAACACAACCGAAATAAAACAGCACACATACTTTGTAACTGCAAGTGCTTTGACCATTATTTTCCCAGCTGGCAACATGATAGGACCCTTATATTTAAAAGTGTTATGCTCTCCACAGCCTGGTTTTCTAAAGAGTTCTGGCTTACTTCCATCTAAAGTGTAATAAATAGAGACTTCAGGTGTATCTGAAAGACACGGAGGAAGTAATTAGTCAAACTATATTCAACCTGTGAAAAACAAGCTCTACACTTCAAAGTACTCACTTCTGGGCTTGATTTTTCTCACATAACAAAATAAACAAGTTCCATAAATGTCCGAATGTCTGGGACCAAAACTGTTTATCCCATGAAAAATGAGTTACTCAACAGACATTTCTCTTCACAAAGTAGCTGTGCAATGGCTTTGCATGAAAATATTGCAATGACTTGTCTGTTCTAATGACAGAAAAGGTATTTGCTCACATGGTAAAAGGTGACATTTCAAAAATTGGAAGGAAAATCTTTGGGGTAAGCCTGGCATATGATACTTTCACACACTGTTTTTGCagtcaaagcaaaatgcaacagCTTAAGAGCCTGATCTTGGAAGCAATTAAGACTGCTAATGTATATGAAATAACTCATATGTCAATAATAGTTTGAatgcataaaattaaatttatttggTGTATCAAAGCATGTTGGTTAATTCTGTGAGTTCCTTAATGAAATGCTCCCTCATAAAAATAATCCTTAAATACAAACAAGAGCCTAAAAGTTTCAAATGAACACATAAGAAAAGTTTTCACCCGGAGTCAGAGCTTTTATTCATACCTGATTTTATTTCTACAAGAGTATTTGTGTCTATTTCATGTTTAGCCTTCCCTGGAAGAGGGATTCGAAGTGGTATGACCTGAGGAACTGAGACAGAGCCCGCCGTCATTTTTCTCCACAGTGAtctttgagaagaaaaacaaaaaggcagacaATAATTTTTCTAAACAGAAGAATCCTTTGAGAGATACTTTGAATGTGATTCCtgtcttcatttgtttcttttaaaagagagaACACTGGATTAATTAAACTATTAGTTCTTATTAATACTTGCATGATTTTCACATTGAAAAGGAGCAAGGTCCTAACGACCATCCCAATTCTAATTTATTCTCCTGTTTTAGAACTGTGAAGAAAGCTTGAGGTGAGCACTGTTGCATTCATTTCACTTTAACCTTCCTTGTCCAAGCCTGATTTCTATGTATTCCAGTGAAACAGCTTTATCATCATACATCAACGATACATGGTAGGACTGAGTAACAGGGAAGCATCTCCACCCTAATGGCAGTTTGGAGCCAGCCTCTTATTTCATTGCAGCCATCTGAATATACACTAAATGTCTTGAAAAGGGCTAAAGCAAGACAGCTACTGCTTAAGCTTATCTCAGCTATTGTGTGCACTAAGAATATACCCATAAAACAGGTGCCAAACATGATTTATCATAATTTGCATAGTCATTATCATGTCACACAATTCAAGAATGAAAAATTGCATTTGGATACGATAACATTTTATAGCACAAAAAGAGGTACTCTAGATCTTGGGAACTGATACTTAGGGCCAGGAAACATGTCTACACTAGAAGCATTTTGTTCTGTAACCAACGCTTTAATCCACCAGGAACATCTCTTACGCTATTCATCAATGCAGACAATAATGATTCAGCACGGGAGGAGTTTGTTAGTCCATGCTCTGACTGGGGCTATGCTGAGGTAAGCCACAGTGCTGCCTGTGGGTGCCCATCTCCTTGGCTGGCTTGCCTGAAACAGTGGTTAAGCACTGTGGCAGTTCTCAGTTAGACTTTCTTGGGCTGCATGCAGTAGCAGGGGAGACACGATGAGTTTTACCTGATTCAAACAAGCAAAGAGTATCCTTCCTCAAGGACCAGCCTGCTTTTGGGACACCTGGACCAAAAGTACAGGACTTAGTTTCAGCCTTCTGGGAGCCCACTACTGGTGGGACACGATCGTTCTGCTGCCACCTCCAGCacgcccagcccctgccctggcctgggctccatccctgcctgcccgGCCAGTCCCCACTTCCagcccaccccaccccaccttaccccaccccatccctgctgtACAGCATCTGGCCACCCCACTCCATCTTGTATTACAGCCCTGACCACCCCACTTGATcccatagaatcagaatagtttgggttggaaaggaccttaagatcaccaagttccaaccccccctgccataggcagggacacctcacaccagaccatgtcacccaaggctctgtccaacctggccttgaacccgccagggatggagcattcacaacctccctgggcaactgattccagtgcctcaccaccctaacaggaaagaatttcctccttatctccaatctaaacttcccctgtttaagttttaacccattaccccttgtcctgtcactacagtccctgatgaagagtccctccccagcatccctataggccccttcagctactggaaggctgctatgaggtttccacgcagccttctcttctccatcccacaGCCTTGACCACGCCACCTGATGCCTGCTACCAAGCCCCTGCTCAGCCCTGGCCACAGCCTTGCCCACCCCAGTTGATCCCACTCCACCCCACAGTCTTGCACGGGCTACTTGATCCCTACTACTGAGCCCCTTGTCGATCCCACCCCACAGCCCTGTCCACCCCACCTGAGCCCACCCCACAGCCCTGTCCACCCCACTCTACCCCGCCCCACAGCCCTGTCCACCCCACCTGATCCCACCCCACAGCCCTGTCCACCCCACTCtatcctgccccacagccctgtcCACCCCACTCTGTCCCGCCCCACAGCCCTGTCCACCCCACTCTATCCCGCCCCACAGCCCTGTCCACCCCGCCCCACAGCCCTGTCCACCCCACTCCACCCCGCCCCACAGCCCTGTCCACCCCACTCTATCCCGCCCCACAGCCCTGTCCACCCCACTCCATcccgccccacagccctgccgaTCCCGCCCCGCAGCCTCCCTTACCCGCTGGATCCTCGGCCAGGCCCCTCGacccccgccccgctccccgtTACCACAGACGCCGCTCTCTTGGCcccgcccccggccccgccagcGCGGCCGCCCATTGGTTAGCGTCCCGCTCCTTAGCAACCAGCCTCTACCGCTCTTCTTTCCGTCGCGCCGGCTCTGACGCCAGCTCTCCGCGCCGCCCGGTGGTGCTGTCGCGCCTGGTGGCTCGGTCCGGCTGCGCTATGGCGGAGGTGAAGGTGAAGCCGGAGGTGCCCGACCCCATGGATATCGAGAGCAGGTGCGGGGCGAGGGGAGGAGGGCCGGGAAGCGGCGGGACGTGCTGGAGGTGTGTGcaggctggcagggagctgAGGGAGGGTcccgaggggaggccaggaaaTAGGTCTGGAGGAGAGATGCGGCGCTGTCGGGGGCAGCGTGCGTTTTGTGTCAGGGCAGAGGTGCTTAGGCGGCAGTGAGGGGTGGTTCTGGTTACTTTCAGCTGCTCTGGAGGTTTTCTGTTCTGGGAAGGGGGGATTGTGGCTTTCCTGCGTTCTTCTACAAGGTATTGAATCAGTATTTGCTTTCTCTCATGCTAGTGTAGTACTTCCTGACAGAGCCTTTTGTATAGGGGAACTGTAGAGGGATCTCTAAATCTGTGGCGTTAATAATGAGACCAACGTCAAAGTAAAGCGGAGCACCATTTTAAGAGTTGTCACAGGGGAAAGGCGGTTTGTCCAGCAGGTGCAGCAGCGTGTTTGTCAGCACGGCAAATAGATGCCAAGTTCCCTCAATAGATGTGACCAGGAATGTAGTCATAGGAcagggaatggttttaaactgatagagggagattgagatgaggcattaggaagaaattcttccctgtgagggtgctgaggcgctggcacagggcgcccagagaagctgtggctgccccatccctggcagtgttcaaggccaggttggacggggcttggagcaacctgctcgagtggaaggtgtccctgcctgtggcagggggttggaactggatgagccttaaggtcccttccaacccaaaccagtctgggattctaagaAGTGATTCATGAGTGCTTTTTCTCTAAgctgttctttttcctgtcttctatTCTGACTGCAGTACCATTTGGATTCAGGTTTGGATGCAATAGAACATGATTTTAAACTagcttttctcctcccttaGGATTATTGAGCTGTGTCATCAGTTCCCTCACGGTATCACAGACCAGGTGATTCAAAATGATATGCCTCACATGGAAGCCCAGCAGCGAGCCATGGCGATCAACAGGCTGCTCTCGATGGTAGGGGGATCTCGCCTTGTGTTATTTCAGCCAACCCAGAGCACTCTTCATACACACAGTCTGCTTGGTAGCAGCCTGTTGGGCAGGGCTAGCAAATTAATCCCTTTGGGTGTAGCGTCATTTGCCATAATATACAGTTACCATACCTTACTTTTGGTTGCCATAAGCACTTACCATtgccaaagcaaaggaaagcttACCTCAGCTTACAAAACTAACATTAACATGTATACCCATATGGATTTCTAGGTGAGGAAGTTACTATTGAGAAgtacttttgtttgttttggttttctttcctggttatttattgggggaaaaaaaatattctcaagGGTATTATTGTTTCCCGCGGTAGAAATGTTAGTTCTCCCTTTCCCCAATTGACATgaaataagatttttattttaaaagtttagaAGATTCTTGCCAGGTTCTGAAACAAgctatttgaagaaaaataaatgcatgtgcCCACCTCTCCTAGGGGCAACTGGATCTTCTCAGAAGCAATGCAGGTCTCTTGTACAGAATCAAAGACTCTCAAAATGCAAGGTAAGCCTCCTGTTTGCTGGATAAATATATTTGGGACACAGTTCTGCAGCTCATGTGCGGCCTTGCTGAGAAGACACAGCAGCATAATATGGATTCTGTAACATGGATGTTATGAGACATAACTGCTTGTTTCAGGAGGCACATTTAAATCCCCTGAGCCGATCCTGACAATTGTTTTGGGTGTAGTGATTTCTACTGAACAGAGCTCTCACTTCCTAGCGGAGTTCCTGATCCAGATGACTACAAAGTGATCTGTGCAAATGTATGTATATACTCAGGTGAAAGCTGGCTGAAGCCTGACCAAGCCATCGGAGTGTGGTCTTCCTTACTGCTCATGTTTCAGGATCAGCAATCACCTTTACAGCTGTTCCGGGGGGCATGTGATCTCTTTGATTTACTGAAGTGTACCTTCAAGTCATGTTTTGTGATGCCTGTGTAAGTCTGAGTAAGAGATGCAGAGGCATACTTCTGAGAAGAAACATCCTTTCAAATTATCCTCAGTGCAGGTGTCTCATCTTCTCTTTCACATGCTTTAGAAGGAGACTGTCAAGTTGAGGCTTTCTCAGACAAGTGAAAAGACATGTTTGAGAGTTGGGAGCATGCTACTATTCTTTTGAAGATGCTCTGTCTAGAGACAGATTATCTTAAATTatgctctgtgctgtgtttggCCTTCCCCAGCTGCCTTAGTACGTGACCCCAAATTCCCCATTGTTATGACACATTGAATAACTCCCTCTTTGCAGCTTTTCCTTCATACTGtgctcttttctctttattgtGGCTTCTCACTGGCAAGCTTGGCTGGATCCAGAGAGATTTAGTGTCATGTATTATATTGGCCAATGGCTGGCTTATTGTGTAGAGGTTCTATTTCGTGTGTTGGTTCTTTTCATAGTACTTGTTTgcagtttaaaacaaattcaACTTTCAAATTTTGGGCCTTTCAAAAACCCTGATATCTGTCttattttacagtaaaatgAAAGGCTCTGACAATCAAGAGAAGCTGGTTTACCAAATTATAGAAGATGCAGGGAACAAAGGTACTTTAATTGTGAATGTTTACTTATGGAACCATTCCTGCCCAGACTTTAAATGCTTGTGCAGATAATACAAATATGAAATCTGGAGTCCCCAACCCAGGTCTGTAGTTAATGTTCCATGtatctgcattttaaacactGATGAGAAGATAACCTATTTCTCTATTAAAATAACAACCTATCCTGGTTGACTTCTGGCGGGGCTCTTGCAGAATACTTGGAATATCTTTCTCCCTCTCTATTCTGCCCCACCCCCCTTGCAGTTCtttgtccagctctggggcccccaacacaagagggatgtgaagctgttggagtgagtccagaggaggccgtgAAGATACTCtgagggctgaagcagctctgctctggaaacaggctgaggaagctgggcttggccagcctggagaagagaaggctcctgggagaccttagagcagcttccagtacctaaaggggctgcgacaagaaagctggagagggacttttgacaagggcagaCGGGCACAGGACAAGTGgttttaagctgacagaggggagatttagatgagccattaggaagaagttcttccctgtgagggtgctgaggccctggcacagggtgcccagagaagctgtggctgccccatccctggcagtgttcaaggccaggttggacacaggggcttggagcaacctgctctagtggaaggtgtccctgcccatggcaggggcttgcaactgaatgagctttaaggtcccttccaacccaaactattctatgattccatgtaTTCATGTTGGCAGTAAGATGGGGTCCACTTGTAAGAGCCCTCAGAGCAAAGCGCAGAATGACAGCATGGTGGTTGTGGTgtgtttcttggttttgttagttgtttgttttgttctgtccCCTTCTGcccattttctcccttttgttGGGAGTGGTAGGATTGAGGATACACCCTGTGGCTGGCAAGCAAGTCAAGCAGTCCTGTGATATGACTTTTGGTGTGTGAGTATGTACAGAAGCAAGTGGTTTCCGTCATTAATTTCTGTTCACTTCTCTGTTTTTAAACAGGTATTTGGAGCAGGGACATTAGATATAAAAGTAATTTGCCTTTAACGGAGATCAACAAGATACTGAAAAACTTGGAAAGCAAGAAACTAATTAAAGCAGTTAAATCTGTGGCAGTGAGTATCTATGCCTgcttttttggggtgttttgtttttttgttttaacagtttCCAGCATTTGCTGCATGTACATTTGAATGGGATTGTGAGCAGAGAAACCTCATTCATTCTGCCTCCAACTTTCTCATTGACTGTACACCAGTGTTTGACTCTCTGCTTTAGTATACAGGTTTGGGGTGCAGTGATACAAGAGGCCATAATGTTTATTAAATAATCAATATACCACTAACAAACTGATTTAACTAATAAACACATGACTAGTAATATACAGTCCTATCACTCTTCCAGCGTTACTAATTACACATGGTTACTAACAAATCGCAGTTCTAGATCTCTTAATTCTTTATTGCACACAGCTGTTTTAGTTCTGTTACCGTTCACAAAACCCTctctctgcttgctgctgatCTCCAGTTATGGCACCCTTTTCTCTGCACTTCCACACCTGGTCTTTAAGACTTAAATATAGGGAAGGTTTTGGTGTGttctccccagcatcctatGGGCTTGGATTCACAGATCTGCTTCTCTGCTGTCTGTATACATCCATTCTCCTGCTGGCTGCAGATCCTGCCCTCTATCACTATTATACCttattctccttttctgtttcttaattgTTTTTTACCACTCTTATTTCTCCACGCAATGTCCATGCAAGTAAGCAACCTGTCTGTAATTCCTTTTTCTCCGTTGGTCCCGATGTTGCTGTACCACAGTTTGGTATTTCTGATACTGAAGCAACCTCGGCCTTTTACATGGGACGAGTGATAAGGTTACTTAGCTGCAAGTGGCCATGCAAGGTTCCTCTCTCCTGGAGATCCTGAAACTCCCTTCAGTTATCTGGTTCATACTGAATTTGTATTGTTTACCTTAAGCAATTCCTAAGACATCTGATTCTGTTTTGTCTTGGTTCCTCTACTTTGTTCCAGTTGCTCAACTACTTTATGTGCAAACAGTTCACGTATCAGAATAGGGCATAtccttttccatgctttttccTCATGCTCTTATAATGCTCATGCAGCATCTGTTCTCCCTTACCTGCTTAATTACAAATCATTAGTATTGGCATGTTCTTTGGACCCTTTCCTGGTTTTCAGCAGAGATTCTGTCTTGTTGCAGGGCCTGGTAAACCAGGAAGTCTACTTGTTTGTGAACTTGAAAGTTTTATGTTGTGTGCTTTTATTGTGTGCCAATCTCATCTGCACTGTGGAGGCAATACCTTGTTTTGTGTATGTGCATTTGTCAGGGGGAGTGAGAGGTGAGGGTAACTTCCTGAAAAAAGTGGATATAAAGAAGTttgacaaagaaaagcagtagcTTTTTCATGTTCTTATGAGAGATGCTGGCTTCATCTAGTTATACAGGGGACATAATGCTGCTAAAATAGCTTCAGGGGTTGCTGAGTTAGTCCTTTGGATGACCATTGTCCTTTAACCAACTGACTACTACTATCAGGACTGAAGCAGCATTCCCATTCACCCTGTCTAGTTGTGGCAGCAAGGAGTGGGCTCGCAAGGGCTGACTAGCTGCAGGGTTTAATCATGCAAGGGTGGTCCTGTCATCATTGTACAGGTTGAACCCTGCAGAAACAATTGGAAGCTTTTCCATCGTTTGTCTTTGCTGTCTTCTGGAGATGCTTTCCTGTCATCTTTCAATTGTGGAGGGGAATTAGAGTCGATAGGCTATGCTTAAGTTCTGTGACCTCCTTCAGTGAGGTTTATATTGTGTGCACATTGCTGGTATTCGGGACTCTCCTAACATTAATATTAGGAATCTAGATATATTAATCTTTATCTCCATGCTATCTGAGGGTCAAACATGTTAAGGATAGCTTGAGTCAGCTGGATTGCTGTGCCCTGAGTTTTAGGAGTAATGAACCATCTCTTTGGCAGATATAATCTTAAATCTTCCTTTCTTAAGGAAGACTTCCTGATGTTAAGAGCTGCATGTTTTCTCCAACAGGCCTCCAAGAAGAAGGTGTATATGCTATATAACCTGCAGCCTGACCGCTCGGTGACTGGTGGGGCTTGGTACA
Coding sequences within:
- the POLR3F gene encoding DNA-directed RNA polymerase III subunit RPC6; the protein is MAEVKVKPEVPDPMDIESRIIELCHQFPHGITDQVIQNDMPHMEAQQRAMAINRLLSMGQLDLLRSNAGLLYRIKDSQNASKMKGSDNQEKLVYQIIEDAGNKGIWSRDIRYKSNLPLTEINKILKNLESKKLIKAVKSVAASKKKVYMLYNLQPDRSVTGGAWYSDQDFESEFVEVLNQQCFKFLQSKAEAARDSKQNPMIQRNSSFASSHEVWKYICELGISKVELSMEDIETILNTLIYDGKVEMTIIAAKEGTVGSVDGQMKLYRAVSPLIQPTGLVRTPCGLCPVFDDCHEGGEISPSNCIYMTEWLEF